The nucleotide sequence TTGCCCCGAGTTGCTGTGGCTTGCTTCCGTCATCTTTGTAACCGACATGCGTGCTGGTCCTATGGAGATAATTAAGATAGGGAACCACTAGGGACCAGACTACTGATCCCTAGCAATCCATCAGACTAGTCTACTGCTGCACGATTAAGTTGATTTTACCGTCCGATATAATAGACTAGCTGGACATGGGCCTTTAATTAGTACTTAAGTGGGCTTCGGTAGTTTCCATGCATCAGCGAAAGGTACTCCATGATGCACGCATGATCTTTACTTTCATGCACCAGCTTCCATATCTTAGCAATTTCCATGATGCATGCCACTGATTTCCCTCAATAAATCATCGATATTTCTGCTTCTAACATTCCAAAGCATGCTTCAGATTTGCATGCATATTTCCGTTGTACAGAAGTCATGCTTCGAACACTGCCACCACGCTTCGTAATCTGTAGTTAAAGAAATTCTCCAAACACTGCCATGTGGTGTGCTTCCTTAATTTTTTGTATAACATGCTTCCATATATCGTGCTTCCAATTCTTTGATTTACTAGCAGTTTAGTTATTTCATACATAATTTATCATTTTATTGCTTCGGCACCAACAAAATGATCATATTTCCATGTTTTGAATTAAAAAATGGTTCTATTTTTGTGTTTTAGAGAGGCCATATGTCACCATTGATTCAAATTCTCCATAGAAATATTTCAATGTTTCATCACATATGCTTCCATGCTTTCAATTATTGTTGCAACCATTGTAATTGTGTGCTTCCTTTCTTTTTTCGTGCATGCTTAATATGTTGTTCTTGAAGTTAATTACTTGCTTCCTCCAGAATTCCGCAATGCTTCATAGGTTATCATTCAGTGATCCATCAACAAAAAGGAAATGATTCCTTTACCTTCATTCCATGCTTCAATAGAAGACCAACACATATACACATATTCATGCTTTTTGCTTCCTGATTATATCGATATTTCTTTAACTCGGGATTAGCATCGTAGGCATATCCGCTGATGGGAGAGGGGGACGCTGTTGTTGGAGGGGAGTTTctgatgttggggggggggggggggggggcgctggagAAGAGAATCATTAATGGAGGAAGATGACTAAGACGCATCCCCAGTGTGTTCCTTGTCCCCGGTGTTGGCCGGCATCCTCGCCATCGCCTCTTCTACCCCTAGCATAGCCACCTTGCTGTTGTCGTCCTCATCTACCCGCTGGTCCTTGATGGCCGCAGAGAAGCCCTAAACGAAGCGAACGGGGCCACCTCTGCTGTTGCTCATGAGTCATGGCATTTTGTAAATAAACATTGTTTCCAAAATAATTGCTTCCTACGTACAAATGTCATGCATCAAATATTGCTTCCATTGATATTAGAATTTGCACCAGAAGAAAAATGGGAAGCATATTACAGTGGTAGCCAAAATATCGTAGGATTACTATCGAAACATTATAGGAGTACACACAGGTGCGATGAATAGGACCATGTCGGTGAGGCGGTGACTGCGACTGTGACGAGGGACACACAACTTGTGCTGTAGCCGTGGTAGCATGGGCGGACGAGGATGAAACGGGAGTTGTCAGGTCCTCATGGCTGATCGGTCCCAAGATTCGGGCGGAGAGAACTAGAGCAGCGAGGCACCTTGTGATCCCAACggcgatctactccctccgtttcgaattacttgtcgcaagtatggatgtatctagatgtattttaattctagatacatccatttctatgacaagtaatttggaacggaggaagtaggttGGAGGCAGGCAAGCCGCTGGCGAGGTGAACGAGGGTGAGCTCGATCGGGAAAAGGCTAGAGAAAAGGAAGCGCAATTAGTTTTTTTTAGAAGAGGAAGCGCGATTAGTTGGGGAAACAGAAATGGGTGCGGGATTATGGGACATGGCGTGAAAAGCAGGTTTACAAATTGAGCGAGGCCTCCATTGCAAATCTGGGCTGTGCGGTCATGGGCCTGTTTGGTTCTTGCCCAGTCTCAGCCGACCAAATCAGGGGCACGCCAAAAAATTGGCGGTCGTTTGGCTCGCCCGAGATTCGTCCATGATTTGGCGTGAAAATAGCTGGAGAGAGCTCTGGCGGGCTGGGCGTGCCAAAAACTTGGAGCCCATCCAAACAGGCATCCAACCGTCGGTCAACGCCAATATTTTGGCATGGTAGACGAGGAGGTATAGCTCCGCTTTTGCATCTTTTTCCCTCTCGTTAGGGTTATCTTCCCTCATGGGGCGATTCCGCCGCCGCTGAGGTTCTGACCTTCCCTACCGCCGATCTCCCTTGGCCGGTCGGTCCTGTCTTTGGCGGGGCTTGGCTGGCCTGATTTGGGTGCGACGGTAATAGGGTTTCTCCACAGAACTTGATATACCTTAATCGAGTTAGGGATCTACATGGCTTCGGAGGCGTCGGGATCGGCAGGGATCAATGACGTCGAGAGGATGATGAAGGCGTTGGGGCTGCGTGAAGAGGATCTAGACGACGTCGTGTTCGATGAGAAAGATGATCCACCTGCGGCTGCTCGTTGGATAGCGCTGGCTAGGGTTCATACAGCAAAAACCTATAGCCAGACTTGGTTCTATAAAAATATGAGGGCTGCTTGGGATTTGGCGCAGGAAGCTAAATTCAGGCCGCTGGAAGACAATCTTTACACCATCCAGTTCACATGTTTGGGAGATTGGGAAAGAGTTATGCAGGACGGACCATGGCACTTCCGAGGCGATGCCGTGATCATCAAGGAATATGATGGGGTGACTAAACCCTCAACCATCAATCTCGACATCATGGAGATTTGGATCCAAATCCATGACGTCCCTAATCTATATGCTCACCTAGTTTCTCCGTTGGCGGCAAAAGTAGGCGAGGTTCTGTTTGCCGAGCCCCCATCTCAGGATTTCCCTGGTATTTCTATCGTGTGTGGATCAGAATTAATGTCACCAAACCTCTCGAGAATGCAGTGTCCCTGATCCGCGACGACAAGCAGCAGATCTACAAGGTGAAGTACGAAAAGTTGCCGGATTGGTGCGCTGTTTGTGGCATGCTGGGACATCTTTATAAAGAACATGGCGATGGGATTCATCCTCTGTCTGCCTTGGTCTTCAAAGAGCTCAAAGCCACATGGTATATGCGCAATGGCCGCGGTCCAGGAGGCGGCCGTGGACgccggggaggacgccgaggaggcCGAAGTGGTGGCCGGGGAAACTCAAGCCAGTATGAGGAGCATGACGAGCCAGAGGACAACCTGAACGATGTGGACATGCTGAACCTTAGCAGGAAAAGAACTAATAGTGTTGATGCAAACATAGAAAGTACAAGTACAGAGCAGATTGTTGAAGATCCAAAGAGGAGTCAGCTAGCAATAATTCCCTCTACAGCAACTATGGTCGGTCCGCCACCAAAGAGGGATCCAAAAAGGCCTAAGGGTAATTCTAATGGTACAGACACTGCGTCCGTGGTGACAAAAAACTGGGCGGGCTCCCTAGAGGGGCGCCGCCGGGCCCAATGAATATCATTAATTGGAACTGCCGTGGTGTGGGTAACCCCACGACAGTTCACGAACTTCGCGATCTCGCGAAGAAATTTACCCCGACCGTACTATGTATTGTTGAAACCCAGATTGATAGTGTACATGTCGAGAATTTGAAAGGAGAATTAGGATACAATAAAAGCTATGCTGTTAGTAGTGATGGTAGGAGTGGTGGCCTAGGGATTTTCTGGAACAATGAAATAAATTTACAAGTTTCTGGTTACTCCAAATACCATATAGATGCTATGATTCATGATGCAGGTCCTATGCCATGGAGGTTAACATGTATTTACGGAGAAGCCCAAGTGCAGGAGAGATACAAGACTTTTGATACTATGAGAAGCCTGGTTGGAACCTCAAACGCTCCATGGGTTCTAGTTGGCGATTTTAATGAAGTCTTGCATGCAAGCGAACACGACGGAGTGGGTCAGAGGAGCCAAAACCAGATTGATTTATTCAGGGCAGCAGTTGATGATTGCTCACTGATTGACTTGGGTTTCAATGGCCTAAGCTGGACTTTTGAAAAAAAGGTTGCCGGAGGAACGTTCACGCGTGTTCGTCTCGACCGTGCACTTGCATGTGCTGGATGGCGGGGCATTTTTCCCAATGCAGAGGTGGAGCACTTGCATGCTGCAGCATCAGACCACCAACCCATCCAATTACGTCTGCAGGAGAGCAATCATGAGCCAATCAATAGAGGATTTAAATATGAATGCATGTGGGAGGTACACCCTGACCTGCGGGCAAAAGCAGTGGCGGAGACAGCACCCGGCGAGCCGGGGCTGCTGCCCGGGCTCCCATGGTGCATGTGCATGGAGCTCTAGTAGTAAACAAATGGTTTACCTACAGTTTGTTTGGGCAAAATATAATTAACTTGGCATCACGTATATCTTGCCCAAGCTCTAAGTTtgagctggctccgccactgggcAGAAGTTATTGAGGCCTGGGGATCGACGCAGGGAGAATCTGTCGGAGACGTAGCAGCCAGTCTGCATGCGCTCTCATGCTCTCTAGGCGAATGGGACAGAAAAACCTTCGGCAATGTCAGAGGCAGCATTAGAAAATTGAAAAGAGAATTAGAGTGCCTCAGGTCTGTCCCAGGGCGAACTGGCCCATCGTTGCGTGAAATAGAAATTAAGAAGGAGTTACTGGAGCTATACAGGAGGGAGGAGATGATGTGGAAACAGCGTGCAAGGGTAGAATGGCTCCGAGCAGGGGACAAGAATACACGCTATTTTCATATGCGTGCTAATATGAGGCGTGCAAAAAATAAAATTATAGCTTTGCTACGAGCAGATGGCACAACTACGAATGATGTACAAGAGATGAAGGCTATGACTAACTCTTTCTATAACACTTTGTACACATCCGAAGGCACCGAAAATATGGATGAGGTCCTAAACACTGTGCCGTGTAAGGTGACTCAACAGATGAATGAAAGGCTAAATGCACCATACACAGTGGAGGAAGTTAAAACTGCTCTCTTTCAGATGGCCCCTCAAAAGGCGCCAGGTCCGGACGGATTCCCAGCCCAGTCCTTTCGTGCCTTTTGAAATTTAGAGTTCAGTCATCCAATCTAAGCGGACTTCAAGTGGCCACATCGGCACCACCGGTAAACCATTTGCTGTTTgcggatgacagcctgctgttttttAAAGCAACTAATGAGGGAGCTGAGGAGGTGTCTCTCCTGTTGGAAACCTATGCTCAAGCATCTGGTCAGAGAGTAAATAGGGATAAGTCCTCTATCTTCTTCAGTAAGGGTTGTCCTGAAGTGGTAAGAGGTGCCATAAAAAATATTTTGCATGTACAAAACGAGCAGTTGAATGAGAAATATCTTGGTATGCCATCGGATGTAGGCACCTCAAAAAATGGATCATTTAAATACCTCAAGGATAGGCTATGGAGCAAGATTCAAGGATGGATGGAGAAATTGTTGTTAGCAGCTGGGAAGGACGTTCTAATAAAATCCGTGGCCCAAGCAATACCTGTGTATTCTATGTCTTGTTTCAAGCTGCCTAGAGGGTTGTGTGAGAAGTTGACGTCCATGATCAAAGCTTTCTGGTGGGGCGGTAAACAAGGCCAGCGCAAACCCTATTGGGTCTCTTGGGACACCATGAGCATGCCAAAATATATGGGAGGTTTAGGCTTTCGAGACTTTGAAATCTTCAATCTAGCGCTGTTGGCCAGGCAGGCATGGCGTATACTTGAAAACCCGGACTCTCTGAGTACTAGGATTTTAAAGGCACTCTATTACCCCAACACAGAATTTTTGTCAGCTGAGTTGGGCAATCACCCATCTCAGATTTTGAGATCAATTTTTGAAGGTCGGGACACATTGAAGGTGGGACTTATCAGCAGGATAGGGACAGGTGCTACGACAAACATCTGGGATATGAATTGGATCCCGAGAGCAGAAAACATGCGCCCAATCGTGTCACTGATTGCCCAACCACCTCAGTTGGTCTCTGAGTTATTGGACCGGAATAACGCAAGGTGGGATGCACAACTAGTTGAGCAAATTTTTTTGCCTTATGATACAGCCGCTATCTTGCAGATTCCAGTGTGCACGCGAAACATAGAGGACTTCTGGGCGTGGAATTTTGAAAAGAATGGTGTTTTCTCTGTCCGTTCTGCATATAGGATGATCATGGCTATCAAGAAACGAAGAGAAGATTGGCTAGAAAATCGAGCGGGGTCCTCTAATAGCTCTGAAATTAAAAAATCATGGACTACTTTCTGGAAAACTATTGTACCAGCAAAGATAAAAGTGTTCTTATGGAGGCTGTCCAAGAATTCGCTCGCAACAGAGGATGTTCGCAAGCATAGGAAGATGTCTCACCATGACCAATGTTTCGTGTGTGGAGCTCAAGACTCGTGGAGGCATAGTCTCCTAGAGTGCACCATGGCGCGTTGCGTATGGGTTCTCGTGGACCATGATTTGTTAGAGCATATGATTGCAACACCAGAACCAGACGCTAGGAGTTGGCTCTTTTCTATGATGGATGTTCTAAGTCACGACGAATTCACTCGAATGACGGTGACCTTGTGGGCGATATGGTATGCAAGGAGAAAACTCATTCATGAAGGTATTAATCAAAGCCCCTATGAAACTCATACATTTGTCACAAACTTCATCTCTGAGTTGGATCAAATTTCGGGTATACCTGAGCCCACAACAAGAGCTGGTTCTACATGCAATAATATGCAACGACGCTGGATCCCGCCAGATGAGGGACTAGTGAAGATAAATGTGGACGCCGGAGTTTCATTGCAACACAATGCAGGAACCGCAACAGCCATCTGTCGTGATTGTGACGGTTCCTATCTTGGGTCGTCAGTGTTAGTTATCCAGGGCATATCGGATCCAGCTAGTTTGGAAGCTTTAGCTTGTCGAGAAGCTCTTTCACTGGCGCAAGACTTGGGTTTACAACATCTCCAAATTGCATCAGATTGTAAACATGTTGTGAACCATATTTGCCAGGGCGTGGGAGGAAGCTATGGAAGTGTTATTAGGGAGATCCTAGAAACCGTGAAAATTTTTACTTCTTGTAATTTTGTTTTCGAACCTCGAGCTTCAAATACTAAAGCTCATAGATTAGCTAGGTCAGGTACTTCTCTACCTTACGGGCGCCATATTTGGTTGGGCACGTCGAGTGACCCAATCGCATTTCCTGTAAATATTGGTATTGATCAATAAAGACCTAGTTTTCTTGCTTAAAAAAAAGACGAGGGCTGCGATCCAAACAGCCTCTAAAACTTAAAACTGTATCGACGATACCGGAGTGGTATGAGGAAAGCTTTCATATCAGACTACTGAGAGGAAGCGTTTCCCATTAAGATATACAGAGTATGCAATAAGAAACTTAATTGGAACATAAGGTTTTATTGCGTTCCTGATCTCTGATATCGTTGCAACGAATTTTATCCTTCTTTCTCAACTTCATCAGGGTACAGGACACAAACACCCACATGCGCCTCCTGTAAATATACATAGCACGAATGCCACCAGTAGCATAACTGTAGGAAAACAAAACCCGAGTATTAGTTATACTGTACTCTCGCTGAGAAATTTTGGAAAGAAGACGACGATGAAGATTGAAGCCTATTTTTGTCTGTGAGAGCTTGAGAGAACTCACCGCCAGTGATAGTGTCGCCACCCACTGCAGTGGAGACCTCAAACCGCATGTAGCAGTTGAAGCCCACCACCGCGGCCGCCACGCCACCGTCGACGCGGGCAGCGTTGAGGTCCCAGTGCACGGCCTGCACCGAGTTCTGTAGGCACCGGACGCAGGCCGCCGCCGTGCGGTCCCTCCCGCACTGCGCCAGAACGTGCACTGTTCTGCTCACCGCGCTGTCGGAGTTGGTCTCCTCCGCTGTGGCCAGCATCCGCGGCCCGGAGATGTTCGCGGCCGCGCGCCGCGCCACGTCCTTCTCCATGGCGACGAGTACATCGTGCAGGTGGGCGTAGTAGAAGGATTTGGTGCTGGCCACAGAGCGAGGGACGGCGTCGTCGCCCGGGAGGAGGACGCGCGCGCGGAAGCCGTCCTCGTTTGACGAGGATGCGTTGGTGTCGGCGTAGCCGACGAAGCACCGGTCGCTCCAGATGCCGGGGCGCCGGCTGGTGGCGCCGCAGCCAGCTGTGAGGTTCCCAGCCGCGGCGGACAGGCACCGGGCGCACTCGGACGGCACCGTGGAGTTGCCGAAGCAGAGCCCCCGCGCCAACGCGCGCTCCCCGCGAGTGACGGACCGTAGGGAGGCGAAGCCcgtgggcgcggcggcggaggggagaGAGCCGAGGAGCGGGAGCAGGGTGGCGCGAAACGCCGTGCCGTTAGTGGCGTTGGTGAGCGCCGGCGCCGGGTAGCACTGCAGCAAGCCGCCTGCGCCCGCGATGCGCACGCTCTCCTCACAGGTGCTAGGGGCTGGCGTCACggcgaggaggagggagatgagCAGCCACGAGGTCGCTGGAAGCGCCATTGTTGTGGTTGTGGCGTGGCCGCTTTGGCACTTGGAAGTGGAGCCGTAGAAGAGGGGGCGGCAGCCGGCAGTCGAGAATGTCTCGAACTTCAACTCCTCAGCTTGGTTGGTGCGGTGTTAACCACGACGAGGACTAGTCAAAAAACGATGCACTGGGCAATAAGGTGGATTCTTTCACGAAATAAGACTTGGTGCCTGCTT is from Triticum aestivum cultivar Chinese Spring chromosome 3A, IWGSC CS RefSeq v2.1, whole genome shotgun sequence and encodes:
- the LOC123058024 gene encoding putative cysteine-rich repeat secretory protein 14 encodes the protein MALPATSWLLISLLLAVTPAPSTCEESVRIAGAGGLLQCYPAPALTNATNGTAFRATLLPLLGSLPSAAAPTGFASLRSVTRGERALARGLCFGNSTVPSECARCLSAAAGNLTAGCGATSRRPGIWSDRCFVGYADTNASSSNEDGFRARVLLPGDDAVPRSVASTKSFYYAHLHDVLVAMEKDVARRAAANISGPRMLATAEETNSDSAVSRTVHVLAQCGRDRTAAACVRCLQNSVQAVHWDLNAARVDGGVAAAVVGFNCYMRFEVSTAVGGDTITGVMLLVAFVLCIFTGGACGCLCPVP